A genomic segment from Mesotoga sp. BH458_6_3_2_1 encodes:
- a CDS encoding ROK family protein gives MASLNEVKSKNKRLILDLVKSNKVISRADLSRLSNLTRATISSLTSELIEEEFLEEKGIGYSKKGRGGRRPVLLSFDSKKKLFAGIDLHWNHFQIAVSNILGDILVEETHQFPGRLAPNEYFSKVNDVFGNMYRKEGIYGGLSAIGISLYGVVDTCNGILKFPSHMHWPQIDLKEYLGQLPAPVFWESRSAASLIAETWFHEELYTKKGMIVFINVIEGIGGAVMMNGEILKNNGISTGEIGHTTVNLEGEICTCGRQGCLEAYVSDRKLVESYVDLLDNLRLPTESIRDMAREISRMASLGELPAVKAVQKITKILSVGIGNVINFLSPNYVIIGGFITEAWSVVEPIIKEEVAHRALPGLSVSTEVVKNKYGDRSGLIGAIAVAIRESLRRVGSNGTSNLENTFVNQ, from the coding sequence TTGGCAAGTCTCAACGAAGTGAAGTCAAAGAACAAGAGGTTGATTCTTGATCTTGTGAAGTCTAACAAAGTGATTTCAAGGGCCGATCTCTCAAGGCTTTCGAATTTGACGAGAGCTACAATTTCTTCACTTACTAGTGAACTCATCGAAGAAGAATTCCTTGAGGAAAAAGGAATCGGGTACTCCAAAAAAGGCAGAGGTGGTCGAAGGCCTGTTCTGCTTAGTTTTGATAGTAAGAAAAAACTTTTCGCAGGAATAGATCTTCACTGGAATCACTTTCAGATAGCAGTATCGAACATTCTTGGAGATATTCTTGTTGAGGAAACCCATCAGTTTCCTGGCAGACTTGCTCCTAATGAATACTTTTCGAAAGTGAATGATGTTTTTGGCAATATGTATAGAAAAGAAGGAATCTACGGTGGATTGTCGGCGATCGGAATTAGTTTATACGGTGTGGTAGATACCTGTAATGGAATATTGAAATTCCCAAGCCATATGCACTGGCCACAGATTGATCTTAAAGAATATTTGGGGCAACTGCCCGCTCCCGTCTTCTGGGAGAGCAGATCAGCCGCATCTCTTATCGCCGAAACATGGTTTCATGAAGAGCTATACACAAAGAAAGGCATGATCGTCTTCATCAATGTGATTGAAGGAATTGGTGGAGCAGTAATGATGAACGGTGAAATCCTAAAGAACAACGGAATAAGCACCGGAGAGATTGGCCATACCACAGTAAACTTAGAAGGAGAAATTTGCACTTGTGGCCGGCAGGGATGTTTGGAAGCCTATGTTTCTGATAGGAAGCTGGTCGAGAGTTATGTTGATCTACTGGACAATCTGCGTTTGCCCACCGAGAGCATAAGGGATATGGCCAGAGAGATATCTCGGATGGCATCACTTGGTGAGTTACCAGCGGTGAAGGCTGTTCAGAAGATCACAAAAATTCTTAGTGTGGGAATAGGGAATGTTATAAATTTTCTTAGTCCTAACTACGTAATAATCGGTGGCTTCATTACTGAAGCATGGTCTGTGGTAGAACCGATTATTAAGGAAGAGGTAGCCCATAGAGCGCTTCCAGGTCTGTCCGTTTCTACTGAAGTAGTCAAGAACAAGTACGGTGATAGGTCGGGGCTAATAGGAGCGATCGCAGTTGCGATAAGAGAGAGTTTGAGAAGAGTTGGATCTAATGGGACTTCTAATTTGGAGAACACATTTGTTAACCAATAG
- a CDS encoding metallophosphoesterase, whose amino-acid sequence MKPEKNNAREKLEILLVADVHMGPSNTTRPGEETPDLMERFAKEINTVIKPDILVELGDRVNNFNHEEDRRNALRFSEIIRSLCLPYYLVLGNHDLHNLTKEENKEIFGAEVGRRTSYANGFKLIFLDTEEPVIEGVGGNISEEQLKWLSVELNSEETPKIVFGHHPVDNQVISENPHFLQFPHLAFLKNRERARDLIESGKNVLAYVNGHVHWFSFEVGEKIPFISVPSFTEAWPEKKGAPGMFAKLSVSMNGNVEVAVGSLSPRRTLGKFLWTKQH is encoded by the coding sequence GTGAAGCCCGAAAAGAATAACGCTCGAGAGAAGCTGGAAATACTGCTTGTTGCTGATGTCCACATGGGGCCCAGCAACACAACAAGGCCAGGAGAAGAGACACCAGATCTGATGGAGAGATTCGCCAAAGAGATCAACACAGTTATCAAACCGGATATTTTGGTTGAGCTGGGGGATAGAGTAAATAATTTTAACCATGAAGAAGATAGAAGAAACGCGCTGAGATTCTCAGAAATTATCAGAAGTTTATGCTTACCTTACTATTTGGTACTAGGAAATCATGATCTTCACAATCTGACTAAGGAGGAGAACAAAGAGATATTCGGGGCAGAGGTTGGAAGGAGAACATCCTACGCAAATGGGTTCAAGCTCATTTTCCTGGACACAGAAGAGCCCGTTATTGAAGGTGTGGGAGGCAACATCTCTGAAGAACAACTGAAATGGCTAAGTGTGGAGCTCAATAGCGAAGAGACGCCCAAAATAGTCTTCGGCCATCATCCCGTGGACAACCAGGTGATTTCTGAAAATCCTCATTTTCTACAATTTCCTCACCTGGCATTTTTGAAGAATAGAGAAAGAGCAAGAGATCTAATAGAAAGTGGGAAGAATGTGCTTGCTTATGTGAATGGTCATGTACACTGGTTTAGTTTTGAAGTAGGAGAAAAGATACCGTTCATATCGGTTCCGTCATTTACGGAGGCTTGGCCAGAAAAGAAAGGAGCTCCAGGAATGTTTGCGAAGTTATCGGTTTCCATGAATGGGAATGTAGAGGTTGCCGTTGGCAGCCTGAGTCCCAGGAGGACCCTGGGAAAATTCTTGTGGACAAAACAACACTGA
- a CDS encoding ABC transporter substrate-binding protein: MYSGGYPETLQRALTASKAGNPPDVALLTAADVWTAADENIILSLEAFIEAEGGDAFLEPYFQAFLEDCDVAGEMFAIPFQKSTPIFYYNKDMFREAGLDPDKPPSTWTELKDIASKLVIKSGDETERWGVEIPIDQWLLSAFIMQNGGVVNNEEGNETCLNSPEAVEALEFMRSLVAEGLTPARRLFGDSSADFVAGTTAMMYNSTGSLTFVRDSATFDWGVAFLPMNVVRAVPTGGGQLVIMSGIPEERQKAAWEFIKWMTLPEQAAKWSMLTGYVAVREDAFDVPAMKEYVEGFPFALKAREQLQYVPAGEPPATHAARQIARFMTDALEGAIAGIISPENALNAAQEEAERVLRPYR, translated from the coding sequence ATCTACTCTGGCGGTTATCCAGAGACTCTTCAGAGGGCTTTAACTGCTTCCAAAGCAGGAAATCCGCCTGATGTAGCGCTACTAACCGCAGCAGACGTCTGGACAGCTGCAGACGAGAATATTATCCTTTCTCTTGAAGCCTTCATTGAAGCCGAAGGTGGAGACGCATTTCTGGAGCCTTATTTCCAGGCGTTCCTTGAAGACTGCGATGTTGCTGGAGAGATGTTTGCGATTCCATTCCAGAAGAGTACTCCAATCTTCTACTACAACAAGGATATGTTCAGAGAAGCAGGCCTGGATCCAGACAAACCACCTTCGACGTGGACTGAACTGAAGGATATTGCATCCAAGCTAGTGATAAAATCGGGTGACGAGACAGAAAGATGGGGAGTTGAGATTCCAATTGACCAGTGGCTTCTCTCTGCGTTCATTATGCAGAATGGAGGAGTGGTTAACAACGAAGAGGGAAACGAGACTTGTTTGAACAGTCCTGAAGCTGTCGAAGCGCTTGAGTTCATGAGATCTTTGGTAGCGGAGGGTTTGACTCCAGCCAGGAGACTGTTCGGAGACTCGTCTGCTGATTTTGTTGCCGGAACAACCGCTATGATGTACAACTCCACAGGTAGTTTGACATTTGTTAGGGATAGTGCGACCTTTGATTGGGGAGTAGCTTTCCTTCCTATGAATGTGGTAAGGGCTGTTCCAACAGGAGGCGGACAGCTTGTAATTATGTCAGGAATCCCCGAAGAGAGACAAAAGGCTGCATGGGAGTTCATAAAATGGATGACACTACCAGAGCAAGCGGCAAAGTGGAGCATGTTAACTGGTTACGTTGCTGTTCGTGAAGATGCATTTGATGTTCCAGCTATGAAAGAATATGTAGAAGGATTCCCATTTGCATTGAAGGCAAGGGAACAACTTCAGTACGTTCCCGCTGGAGAACCACCAGCGACACATGCTGCGAGACAGATAGCTCGTTTCATGACAGATGCTCTTGAAGGCGCCATTGCCGGTATCATCAGCCCTGAGAATGCTCTAAATGCCGCTCAGGAAGAGGCAGAAAGAGTATTGAGGCCTTATAGGTAG
- a CDS encoding carbohydrate ABC transporter permease, with product MRMTKRWRTYLLGYLLILPSFLFLIVFTYYPVVRSVWLSLFQKVAGGVTKFVGLANYEYTLGSRLFKQVILNNLVYSIGSVIPAILLGLLFAILLNKKLRLRGAFRFSIFYPTMIPIAAASMVWIFLFSQSYGLLNKVLDVLNLPSNIDWLNTTPYAMVSIIIVSVWKFSGYYMLLFLSGLQSIDESLYEAAVIEGANPWQKFRKITLPLLSPTTFFVTLMAIINSFQSVDQVYVMTRGGPYNTTNVLLYYIYQNGFVYWDTGVASSASVVLFSILLIFTFVYYFGLQHFVHYER from the coding sequence ATGAGAATGACTAAGAGATGGAGAACCTACCTACTCGGATATTTGCTGATTCTTCCAAGCTTTTTGTTTCTGATAGTGTTTACATACTACCCGGTGGTCAGATCCGTTTGGCTGAGTCTCTTTCAGAAAGTGGCAGGAGGAGTTACAAAGTTTGTTGGGCTAGCAAACTACGAGTACACGTTAGGAAGTAGGCTTTTCAAGCAAGTCATTCTGAACAATCTTGTTTACTCCATTGGAAGTGTTATACCGGCAATCCTATTGGGCTTGCTGTTTGCGATTCTTCTAAACAAGAAACTAAGATTAAGAGGAGCTTTCAGATTTTCCATCTTTTACCCTACCATGATTCCTATTGCGGCAGCATCAATGGTATGGATCTTTCTTTTCAGCCAGTCATATGGGCTTTTGAACAAGGTACTTGATGTTCTTAATCTGCCATCGAATATTGATTGGCTCAATACCACTCCGTACGCAATGGTTTCAATAATAATAGTCTCCGTGTGGAAGTTCTCAGGTTACTACATGTTGCTCTTTCTCTCTGGATTGCAATCTATAGATGAAAGTCTGTATGAAGCGGCTGTGATTGAGGGAGCAAATCCGTGGCAGAAGTTCAGAAAAATCACCCTGCCCCTTCTTTCGCCTACAACTTTCTTTGTTACTCTAATGGCAATCATAAATTCCTTTCAATCAGTAGATCAGGTTTACGTGATGACAAGAGGCGGGCCCTATAACACCACAAATGTATTACTTTATTACATCTATCAAAATGGCTTTGTTTACTGGGATACGGGTGTGGCTAGCAGTGCCTCTGTTGTTCTGTTTTCGATATTGTTGATCTTCACCTTTGTATACTATTTTGGATTGCAGCACTTTGTTCATTATGAGAGGTGA
- a CDS encoding carbohydrate ABC transporter permease, whose product MKRRRFLSSSLVYIILIVFSLIILMPLIWMTTTAFKTKTEIFSMPFNLLPTKANLDNFANAWSYAPFTSYYLNTVITSFGLLAIQIVTITMAAYAFARLHFPGRDFLFILFLTQLMITLQSTIFPNYLTISQMGLIDTRLGVMLPYFASAMGTFLLRQAFKSVPESLEDAGKLDGCNTFQLIRHVFLPIVRPTLIAFSIISVTYHWNEFLWPLLVTETSRSRTLTVGLTIFAQQAEGGAEWSLLMAATLIVVGPLLIAFTVFQKLFVQSFANSGMKG is encoded by the coding sequence ATGAAGCGAAGAAGGTTTCTCTCAAGTTCTCTTGTTTACATAATACTTATTGTGTTTTCGCTCATCATTTTGATGCCCCTCATTTGGATGACAACTACTGCATTCAAAACGAAGACAGAGATTTTTTCGATGCCCTTCAACCTTCTGCCTACGAAAGCGAATCTTGACAATTTCGCAAATGCTTGGTCTTATGCTCCCTTTACTAGTTACTACTTGAATACGGTAATCACGTCTTTCGGGCTTCTGGCTATCCAAATAGTCACAATAACAATGGCAGCGTATGCCTTTGCCAGATTACATTTCCCAGGCAGAGATTTTCTTTTCATTTTGTTCCTAACGCAACTAATGATTACACTGCAGAGTACGATTTTTCCCAATTATCTTACGATTAGTCAGATGGGTCTAATTGATACAAGATTAGGAGTTATGTTGCCATATTTTGCTTCAGCAATGGGCACTTTCTTGTTGAGACAGGCATTTAAGAGTGTACCAGAATCTCTTGAGGATGCTGGAAAGCTTGATGGATGCAACACATTCCAGTTAATTAGGCACGTTTTCCTTCCGATTGTGAGGCCAACACTGATTGCCTTTTCGATAATTAGTGTCACATATCACTGGAACGAATTTTTATGGCCTCTATTGGTAACAGAAACTTCCAGATCAAGGACACTGACAGTTGGGCTCACGATATTCGCTCAGCAGGCAGAAGGTGGAGCCGAATGGAGCTTGCTGATGGCTGCAACCTTGATTGTCGTTGGTCCTCTTCTGATAGCTTTCACAGTTTTCCAAAAGCTTTTTGTTCAAAGTTTTGCTAATTCGGGGATGAAAGGATAA
- a CDS encoding HAD family hydrolase: MVFGEAISKLEKIVAVFSDIDGTLLNSKEELTEENVFALREAVKSGIYLVFASGRSTVSIRNVLPQEIESNNIIAFNGSGITVGGRLISRTKLDPLVASSITRKAFDNSIHIHAYIDDRLVFSEINNTAADYALHAGLEPVVVHELAEYLKTHAPTKLVIISATEEIPMVRDGFARDFPLIRFTRAGDIYLDVTSPAVDKGKALAIVCKELGISPKEAVAFGDSDNDIEMLKSAGVSVAMANGSWEAKKVATLIGPSNDENGFARVLMDLLQRQIGRTETYRPTLD, translated from the coding sequence ATGGTGTTTGGAGAGGCTATTTCAAAGCTGGAGAAAATTGTCGCAGTTTTTTCCGATATTGATGGAACTCTTTTGAACAGCAAAGAGGAACTAACTGAGGAGAATGTTTTTGCTCTGAGAGAGGCAGTGAAATCTGGAATTTATTTGGTGTTTGCCAGTGGTCGCTCCACAGTGTCTATCAGAAATGTTTTGCCTCAAGAGATAGAATCTAATAACATTATTGCTTTCAACGGTTCAGGAATAACTGTTGGAGGAAGATTGATTTCTAGGACAAAGCTAGATCCATTAGTTGCATCTTCTATCACGAGGAAGGCATTTGACAATTCTATCCATATTCACGCCTATATTGATGATAGACTGGTTTTCTCGGAAATTAATAATACAGCTGCGGATTATGCCTTGCATGCAGGATTAGAACCTGTAGTAGTACATGAACTCGCTGAGTATCTGAAGACTCATGCTCCTACAAAGCTAGTGATTATTTCAGCCACTGAAGAGATTCCTATGGTTAGAGATGGTTTTGCTCGTGACTTTCCACTTATCAGATTCACACGGGCGGGTGATATCTACCTGGATGTAACTTCGCCTGCTGTTGACAAAGGCAAAGCACTTGCTATTGTATGCAAGGAGCTCGGTATTTCACCCAAAGAAGCAGTTGCTTTCGGCGACAGTGATAACGATATTGAGATGCTTAAGTCTGCGGGAGTTTCTGTAGCCATGGCTAATGGTTCATGGGAAGCCAAGAAAGTAGCCACACTAATCGGACCTTCAAATGATGAAAACGGTTTTGCCAGAGTTTTGATGGATCTACTTCAGCGTCAAATTGGGAGAACCGAAACCTATAGGCCTACGCTTGATTAA
- a CDS encoding SIS domain-containing protein: MITINEVREQPKILAEVAKNYEEIVRRTREIIQKANISQIDFVGCGSSYYLSMGLSMQARRMSGGKVKSRLLSGSEVMLGLADVVPGSVVVGISRSGESSETVAAIKAANMGGALTVAVTCSEESSISRFASVSLEIGFVKEEAIVMTKSFTSMSFLMSALCRDLFTHELLDRYLEVIPSISQEIIANANFELELIKAGTFTHYAFLGYDEYFAACMEGVIKVTEISLSDVDCYQTLEFRHGPKSKIGQQSLAVVSTNPKAYDQELKVAHDIMRLGGTVLYIHSGTSRNEHSISTGYPQKDFGDWFLRAMPFQLIGIKRALIKGVDPDSPNNLTRVVEI; encoded by the coding sequence TTGATTACGATAAATGAAGTCCGTGAGCAACCCAAGATACTTGCTGAAGTTGCCAAGAACTATGAAGAAATCGTTCGAAGGACTAGGGAGATCATTCAGAAAGCCAATATAAGTCAGATTGACTTTGTCGGTTGTGGTAGTTCATATTACCTTTCAATGGGTCTGTCTATGCAAGCAAGGCGAATGTCTGGTGGTAAAGTCAAATCAAGATTGTTGAGCGGTTCAGAGGTTATGCTTGGGCTTGCTGATGTTGTTCCAGGATCTGTTGTTGTGGGTATTTCCCGTTCAGGCGAATCTTCCGAAACGGTTGCGGCAATTAAAGCGGCAAACATGGGAGGCGCCCTAACCGTTGCTGTAACGTGTTCTGAAGAAAGTTCGATCTCTCGTTTCGCAAGTGTCAGTCTTGAAATTGGCTTTGTTAAGGAAGAAGCAATTGTCATGACTAAGTCTTTTACGTCAATGTCTTTTCTAATGTCAGCTCTCTGTAGAGATCTCTTTACTCATGAGCTTCTCGATAGATATTTGGAAGTAATTCCATCGATATCTCAAGAGATTATTGCTAATGCGAATTTTGAACTTGAGCTCATTAAAGCAGGAACTTTCACTCATTATGCATTCCTTGGTTATGATGAGTATTTTGCTGCCTGTATGGAAGGCGTGATAAAGGTTACAGAGATTTCTCTCTCAGACGTTGATTGTTATCAGACACTTGAGTTTAGACATGGACCAAAATCAAAGATTGGCCAACAATCTCTTGCGGTCGTGTCAACAAATCCTAAGGCTTATGATCAAGAGTTGAAAGTTGCTCATGACATCATGAGACTGGGAGGTACAGTACTCTATATTCACTCAGGCACGAGTAGAAATGAGCACTCGATCTCAACCGGTTATCCCCAAAAAGACTTCGGAGATTGGTTCCTTAGAGCTATGCCTTTTCAGTTAATAGGAATCAAAAGGGCCTTAATAAAAGGCGTTGATCCTGATTCGCCGAATAATCTCACAAGAGTCGTCGAAATCTAG
- a CDS encoding class II fructose-bisphosphate aldolase, giving the protein MPLVSLTDVLKDAQAKKYAVPGFNFHLYEDLVAIVEAAQEARSPVILMAAGTCIKHWGPTLAAALVKDLADRVDIPVVAHLDHASSLELIFKSIHAGFTSVMYDGSMLPVEENIANSKIAVKVARAFGVSVEAELGRVAKGEEGESAVEILTDPSDVVMFCEATDVDALAVAVGTAHGMQKQEAKIHLDLVDAVSEVSPVPLVLHGSSGVSDNDLKYIATTGFSKINIGTRLKTVFTEGIREVLQNDPSLNDQLKLLKLAVLRVKETVKEKIELLGSGNRV; this is encoded by the coding sequence ATGCCGTTAGTATCGCTTACAGATGTTCTTAAGGATGCGCAAGCAAAAAAATATGCCGTGCCTGGTTTCAACTTTCATCTCTACGAGGACCTCGTTGCGATTGTAGAAGCAGCGCAGGAAGCAAGATCACCGGTTATACTCATGGCCGCTGGAACCTGTATAAAACACTGGGGGCCGACGCTCGCAGCGGCTCTAGTTAAAGACTTGGCTGACAGGGTCGATATACCGGTCGTTGCACATCTAGACCACGCCAGCAGTCTTGAACTGATATTCAAGTCTATCCACGCAGGGTTCACTTCAGTTATGTACGACGGCTCCATGTTGCCCGTTGAAGAAAACATTGCCAACAGCAAGATTGCAGTCAAGGTTGCAAGAGCTTTCGGTGTATCGGTTGAAGCCGAATTGGGAAGAGTGGCAAAGGGTGAAGAAGGAGAATCGGCCGTTGAGATACTTACCGATCCTTCAGATGTAGTTATGTTCTGTGAGGCAACCGACGTCGACGCGCTTGCCGTAGCCGTAGGCACTGCACACGGAATGCAGAAGCAAGAAGCTAAAATTCATTTGGATCTGGTTGACGCGGTATCTGAAGTCTCACCCGTACCACTTGTACTTCATGGTTCCAGCGGGGTCTCTGACAACGACCTCAAGTACATAGCCACAACTGGGTTCTCCAAGATAAATATCGGTACAAGACTGAAGACCGTTTTTACTGAGGGTATTAGAGAAGTCCTACAGAATGACCCAAGCCTAAACGATCAGCTGAAACTACTAAAATTAGCTGTTCTAAGAGTCAAGGAGACAGTAAAAGAGAAAATAGAACTTCTTGGAAGCGGTAATAGAGTCTGA
- a CDS encoding L-fuculokinase encodes MNVFLGIDVGTTNIKCLVLGEDGRILKVLHSPTPKNKEGGVEFLDLELTRSYVKSVIEKVGKLHSLAAIAFSSFGETVIPVRQREVLTKPVMWYDRSTYRLWESHRESVDSLAAYRITGVENSYTFSLYKILLQKEAFKPEEVENWLPVSSYLAYSLGGEPAWDMSQACRSFMVNIHSRKWNSSLVKYIGESEETMGELKYTGEQVGHTKSGVPLVSAGHDHITGLYAAQAFAGGKEFLFDSMGSASVIAAVVSGTAESLNFAGPFMPGGTVGIAYKDHQYYIESNVRYYGKLLQSLMDLTQTDATKEGYERLNREIERLSHVNSRPLFLVNGDLIVNEGLQGITLLEMPIPLNKEQLMQSAYIYLSSISKRIVNNIEMITKKELPIISGGGGSLNNLLMKYKASLLGREIWVLPTSELTALGGAFAAAHGVGADEVIEKCVTLLELEEIHPDKQLGETLKEIYEKNAKEYLAIERSKKIDIQEG; translated from the coding sequence ATGAATGTCTTCCTTGGAATAGACGTTGGAACGACGAACATCAAGTGTCTGGTTCTTGGAGAAGATGGAAGGATCTTGAAAGTGCTACATTCGCCGACTCCGAAAAATAAAGAGGGGGGAGTCGAGTTTCTAGATCTAGAACTTACCAGATCATACGTCAAGAGTGTAATCGAAAAGGTTGGCAAACTTCATTCTCTTGCGGCGATAGCCTTTTCTAGTTTTGGAGAGACGGTTATCCCGGTTAGGCAGAGAGAGGTCCTGACAAAACCCGTGATGTGGTACGACAGATCAACTTACCGCCTATGGGAAAGTCACAGAGAATCAGTTGACAGTCTGGCTGCTTACAGAATAACGGGGGTTGAGAATAGTTACACCTTCTCGCTCTACAAGATACTCCTTCAGAAGGAAGCCTTTAAACCAGAAGAAGTCGAGAACTGGCTGCCAGTATCTTCTTATCTTGCTTACTCACTGGGGGGCGAACCAGCCTGGGATATGAGCCAGGCGTGCAGATCCTTCATGGTCAACATACACTCTCGCAAATGGAACTCATCATTAGTCAAGTACATCGGAGAAAGCGAAGAAACAATGGGCGAACTCAAATATACCGGAGAACAGGTTGGACACACTAAATCCGGAGTTCCTCTTGTAAGTGCAGGCCATGATCATATCACAGGACTTTACGCTGCACAGGCATTTGCGGGTGGCAAGGAATTTCTCTTTGATTCAATGGGTTCAGCCTCCGTAATTGCCGCCGTTGTTTCCGGTACCGCCGAATCGCTGAATTTCGCCGGCCCATTTATGCCGGGGGGAACGGTAGGAATAGCATACAAGGATCATCAGTACTACATCGAGAGCAATGTTAGATACTACGGGAAACTGCTGCAATCTCTAATGGATCTAACCCAGACTGATGCCACGAAGGAAGGATACGAGAGACTGAACAGGGAAATAGAAAGGCTTAGCCATGTGAATTCAAGGCCGCTCTTCCTTGTGAATGGCGATCTTATTGTTAATGAAGGACTGCAGGGAATAACACTCCTTGAAATGCCTATTCCTTTGAACAAAGAGCAGCTGATGCAATCTGCTTACATATACCTTTCCTCAATCAGCAAGCGAATCGTGAATAACATTGAGATGATTACGAAAAAAGAGCTGCCAATAATCAGTGGAGGAGGAGGGAGTCTCAATAATCTGCTTATGAAATACAAGGCTTCACTGCTCGGAAGAGAGATCTGGGTCCTGCCTACAAGCGAATTGACCGCTCTGGGTGGAGCTTTTGCCGCGGCTCATGGTGTTGGGGCCGATGAGGTTATTGAAAAATGCGTAACCCTTCTCGAACTGGAAGAGATTCATCCGGACAAACAGCTAGGTGAAACGCTGAAAGAGATCTATGAGAAGAACGCGAAAGAGTATCTGGCAATAGAAAGAAGCAAAAAGATAGACATTCAGGAGGGATAA
- a CDS encoding 1-phosphofructokinase family hexose kinase → MKEGNNIDTCILNLNPCYDHWVILKNPTKIPNVVRGDEVVTLVDGKGLNIARVLSKVLGHSEYFCINILGGQVGTIIEKECNHLGIVTENFWIEDSNRINTALVYEYENKMLMINEPGPLIKPNEIEGFMEFFNDHVRPGMNLVISGSAPRGFENGSLLQLVRIAREAGCSLKVDIAGSWLSKIVTASPELLKINADELKVAFGINKDDFKSMDDFRRDYSITDLIITNGKMGSVWLSESEKLHARSIKVFSDFSVGSGDSFFAGLIYGQESKMSKREALKIAAACGAANTMHYGAAIFEYSDVQKVIGDVIVTEVVL, encoded by the coding sequence ATGAAGGAGGGCAATAACATCGATACTTGTATCCTTAATTTAAATCCTTGTTATGATCACTGGGTTATTCTCAAGAATCCTACAAAGATCCCGAACGTAGTACGAGGAGACGAAGTAGTAACACTCGTGGACGGTAAGGGACTCAATATTGCGAGAGTGCTTTCCAAGGTTCTCGGACACAGTGAGTATTTCTGCATAAACATACTTGGCGGACAGGTTGGAACGATAATTGAAAAAGAGTGTAATCATCTGGGAATAGTGACCGAAAACTTCTGGATAGAAGATTCAAACAGGATTAACACTGCCCTGGTTTACGAGTACGAAAACAAAATGCTTATGATAAACGAACCTGGACCTCTTATAAAGCCAAATGAGATAGAGGGTTTTATGGAGTTTTTTAATGACCATGTCAGACCGGGTATGAACCTCGTAATCTCGGGCAGCGCCCCGAGAGGTTTCGAGAACGGTTCCCTTCTTCAACTTGTTAGAATTGCCAGAGAGGCCGGTTGCAGTTTGAAAGTGGACATCGCCGGTTCCTGGTTGTCTAAGATCGTGACAGCTTCACCGGAACTCCTAAAAATCAACGCGGATGAACTGAAGGTTGCCTTTGGAATCAATAAAGACGATTTCAAGTCAATGGATGATTTCAGAAGGGACTATTCGATCACGGATCTAATAATCACGAATGGGAAAATGGGCAGTGTATGGTTATCGGAGAGTGAAAAGCTTCATGCGAGATCAATTAAAGTCTTTTCTGACTTCTCAGTTGGTTCGGGCGACTCTTTCTTTGCCGGGCTTATTTACGGTCAAGAGTCGAAGATGTCAAAGAGAGAGGCACTGAAGATTGCTGCCGCTTGCGGCGCCGCGAATACTATGCATTATGGAGCCGCGATTTTCGAATACTCCGATGTACAAAAGGTAATCGGCGACGTAATTGTTACGGAAGTGGTGCTATGA